A single region of the Selenomonas sp. oral taxon 920 genome encodes:
- the cobM gene encoding precorrin-4 C(11)-methyltransferase — MIHIVGAGPGDPELITVKGARYLAEADVVIYAGSLVNPSLLDFCREDAEIHNSAHMTLDEVVEVIARAETAGKVTVRLHTGDPAIYGAIQEQMDTWEKRGFEYDVVPGVSSFLGTAAALRQEYTLPGISQTVIITRNEGRTPVPEREKLRSLAAHHATMCIFLSIAMIEEVVAELVAGGYEETTPIAIVQRATWPEQKILRSTLASIAEQVKEEEIDRTAMIVVGDCLDTEYDLSKLYAPGFSHMFRDAKS; from the coding sequence ATGATTCATATTGTAGGCGCGGGTCCCGGTGATCCCGAACTTATCACGGTGAAGGGGGCGCGCTATCTTGCGGAGGCGGATGTTGTCATCTATGCGGGTTCGCTTGTCAATCCTTCTCTGCTCGATTTCTGCAGGGAGGATGCGGAGATTCACAACTCGGCACATATGACGCTCGATGAGGTAGTGGAGGTGATTGCGCGTGCGGAGACGGCGGGCAAGGTGACCGTACGCCTGCATACGGGCGATCCTGCGATCTACGGTGCAATTCAGGAACAGATGGACACATGGGAGAAGCGCGGCTTCGAATATGATGTCGTGCCCGGTGTCAGCTCATTTCTTGGGACGGCGGCAGCACTCAGGCAGGAGTATACGCTGCCTGGCATCTCTCAGACGGTCATCATCACGCGCAACGAGGGGCGGACTCCTGTACCGGAGCGTGAGAAGCTGCGTAGCCTCGCCGCACATCATGCGACCATGTGTATCTTCCTCTCGATTGCAATGATTGAGGAGGTTGTGGCAGAACTCGTTGCGGGCGGCTATGAGGAGACAACGCCAATCGCTATTGTCCAGCGTGCCACATGGCCGGAACAAAAGATCCTGCGCAGTACACTTGCGTCCATTGCGGAGCAGGTGAAGGAAGAGGAAATCGACCGCACAGCAATGATTGTGGTTGGGGACTGCCTCGATACGGAATATGATCTCTCCAAGCTCTACGCGCCCGGATTTTCACATATGTTCCGGGATGCAAAGTCGTGA
- a CDS encoding cobalt-precorrin 5A hydrolase: MRTALFALTLGGAGLAVRLSDALEGGGTIYLPKRLFGNIPNEYETVYFSHLADVIKTAFARYDALICVMATGIVVRMLAPYVESKLYDPAVLVFDEAGRHGISLLSGHIGGANELTRKLCAAVGADPVITTATDVTGVLAPDALAAKLALRPVLKSSIQVLNTALLEGKEIVYLIDAALPQASFYEHRLRAEEIQPQLFCEGTPPVGGDEYRVIIIRTEAVPNEQEPRTLYLVPRRLIAGVGCRAGVTEAKILSALTEACAMIGRAPSAIDLFASTTAKSEEEGLLTAAATLGREIRFYPNEELAEMIERYGLTESDFVRRTIGIGNVSEAAALCAAGKAGGRMALGKTIFGKVTVALLWEK, from the coding sequence GTGAGGACGGCTCTTTTTGCACTGACCCTAGGTGGAGCGGGACTTGCTGTGCGTCTCTCTGACGCCTTGGAGGGCGGTGGAACGATTTATCTGCCAAAACGCCTGTTCGGCAATATACCGAATGAGTACGAGACTGTATATTTCTCGCATCTGGCGGATGTCATAAAGACAGCATTTGCTCGCTATGATGCACTCATCTGCGTAATGGCGACGGGCATCGTTGTGCGCATGCTTGCACCCTATGTGGAGAGCAAACTATACGATCCTGCAGTGCTTGTCTTTGATGAGGCTGGGCGGCATGGCATCAGTCTGCTCTCCGGTCATATCGGCGGCGCGAACGAACTCACGCGGAAACTCTGTGCGGCAGTGGGAGCCGATCCCGTCATCACGACGGCGACGGATGTGACCGGTGTACTTGCACCAGATGCACTCGCGGCAAAATTGGCGCTGCGCCCCGTTCTGAAGTCCTCGATACAGGTGCTCAATACGGCGCTGCTCGAAGGAAAAGAAATTGTATACTTGATTGACGCAGCTCTTCCGCAGGCATCGTTTTATGAACATCGTTTGCGCGCAGAGGAGATACAACCGCAGCTTTTTTGCGAGGGTACACCGCCCGTGGGTGGGGATGAATACCGTGTCATCATTATACGCACAGAAGCTGTTCCGAACGAACAAGAACCTCGTACGTTGTATCTTGTGCCGCGCCGCTTGATTGCAGGCGTTGGCTGCCGTGCAGGCGTAACCGAGGCGAAGATTCTGTCCGCGCTTACAGAGGCGTGCGCTATGATTGGCCGCGCGCCGTCCGCCATTGACCTCTTTGCGAGTACAACGGCCAAGAGCGAGGAGGAAGGGCTGCTTACTGCGGCAGCGACTCTTGGACGGGAGATCCGATTCTATCCGAACGAGGAGCTCGCAGAAATGATTGAACGATACGGACTTACAGAGTCTGATTTTGTCCGCCGGACGATCGGCATCGGAAATGTATCCGAGGCGGCGGCCCTTTGTGCGGCAGGAAAAGCAGGAGGGCGCATGGCGCTCGGCAAAACAATATTTGGGAAAGTGACGGTGGCACTCCTATGGGAAAAATAA
- the cobJ gene encoding precorrin-3B C(17)-methyltransferase: protein MGKISVVGIGPGSLDDMTYRARRAIEEATAVVGYKRYVELIAELVDGKKVLDTGMTQEIERCRAALQEASVGETVVVISSGDAGIYGMAGLVLELLVKMDKTERPEFGGVIPGVSAMSAAAGLLGAPIMHDFVVISLSDLLTPWEVIHERAELAAKGDFVTALYNPRSNKRVGQIKAVQETFLHYRSPETPVGIVTGASRANESTQISTLGDFTKEDINMFSLVIIGNSKTRQVGDWMITPRGYQKREPGL, encoded by the coding sequence ATGGGAAAAATAAGTGTTGTGGGCATTGGTCCCGGCAGCCTGGATGATATGACGTATCGCGCACGGCGCGCCATCGAAGAGGCAACCGCTGTTGTCGGCTATAAACGCTATGTGGAGCTGATCGCAGAGCTGGTCGATGGGAAAAAGGTGCTCGATACGGGCATGACGCAAGAGATCGAACGTTGCCGCGCGGCGCTCCAAGAGGCATCTGTGGGGGAGACGGTGGTTGTCATCTCAAGCGGTGATGCCGGTATCTATGGGATGGCAGGACTTGTTCTCGAACTGCTTGTGAAGATGGACAAGACAGAGCGTCCGGAGTTCGGCGGGGTCATTCCCGGCGTTTCTGCGATGAGTGCAGCAGCGGGGCTTCTTGGCGCGCCTATCATGCACGATTTTGTCGTTATCAGCCTCTCAGATCTGCTCACGCCGTGGGAGGTTATTCATGAGCGTGCCGAACTTGCCGCAAAGGGCGATTTTGTGACGGCACTCTACAATCCTCGCAGCAATAAGCGTGTGGGACAGATCAAAGCTGTGCAGGAGACCTTCCTGCACTATCGCTCGCCGGAGACTCCTGTTGGTATTGTGACGGGGGCAAGCCGTGCGAATGAGTCGACACAGATCTCGACGCTCGGTGACTTTACGAAGGAGGACATCAATATGTTCTCTCTCGTTATTATCGGCAACTCCAAGACACGTCAGGTTGGCGACTGGATGATTACTCCGCGCGGCTATCAGAAGCGGGAGCCGGGACTTTGA
- the cobK gene encoding precorrin-6A reductase, with product MIFTAAGTQDGREIVRRLCAVGYDVTASVVSSYGQQLLAEQLEKGSGRLIINDTPLDEEGLCTFFKEHGICVFVDATHPYAVNVSRNAMAACAAAGIPYIRFERDLTDISYENVHLVHSYEDAAEIAARFGKNVFLTTGSRNLERFVKAKPLAGCTLIARVLPTADVIALCEELGLTPAQIIAMQGPFSRELNRTMYEKYKADVVVTKNSGTIGGTDAKFQAAADLGLPVVVIDRPVLNYPHLAHTYEEVKAFVDSMNES from the coding sequence TTGATATTCACGGCAGCAGGTACGCAGGACGGGCGTGAAATTGTGCGCCGCCTCTGTGCAGTTGGCTATGATGTCACTGCATCGGTGGTCAGCTCTTACGGGCAGCAGCTTCTTGCGGAGCAGCTGGAAAAAGGCAGCGGGCGACTCATTATCAATGATACACCGCTTGATGAGGAGGGCCTGTGTACCTTTTTCAAGGAGCACGGCATTTGTGTCTTTGTGGATGCGACCCATCCATATGCGGTCAATGTGTCGCGCAACGCGATGGCGGCATGTGCGGCAGCGGGGATTCCATACATTCGCTTTGAACGCGATCTTACGGATATTTCGTATGAGAATGTGCATCTCGTGCATTCTTACGAGGATGCGGCAGAGATCGCTGCACGCTTTGGGAAGAATGTATTTTTGACGACGGGCAGCCGCAATCTGGAACGCTTTGTGAAGGCGAAGCCGCTTGCGGGCTGTACGCTGATTGCGCGTGTCCTGCCGACGGCGGACGTGATCGCCCTCTGTGAGGAACTTGGTTTGACACCGGCGCAGATCATTGCAATGCAGGGGCCGTTTTCGCGCGAACTGAACCGCACCATGTATGAGAAGTACAAGGCGGACGTCGTTGTCACAAAGAATAGTGGAACAATCGGCGGAACGGATGCGAAATTTCAGGCAGCGGCCGACTTGGGGCTGCCCGTTGTCGTCATTGATCGCCCCGTGCTGAATTACCCGCATTTGGCACATACATATGAAGAAGTGAAGGCATTTGTCGATTCGATGAACGAATCGTAG
- a CDS encoding precorrin-8X methylmutase produces MDFIKEPMAIENRSMELIAPHLEGLGLDERATKVYSRLIHASGDVGYAPITRMHPEAIDCAIAALKSGAHIYTDVEMVRTGINKKKLASFGGEVHCLIADPDIAARAKVEGITRSMIAMRQFGKDLNGSIVAIGNAPTALFEVLHLVREEGIRPACIVGIPVGFVGAAESKAELAENGLVPYITVEGTKGGSPIAAAAINALMYLIDNTRP; encoded by the coding sequence ATGGATTTCATCAAGGAACCGATGGCGATTGAAAACCGCAGTATGGAGCTGATTGCGCCTCATCTGGAGGGGCTTGGACTCGACGAGCGCGCGACGAAGGTCTATTCGCGTCTGATTCACGCGTCGGGGGATGTTGGCTACGCTCCGATCACGCGCATGCATCCTGAGGCGATCGACTGCGCCATTGCGGCACTGAAGAGCGGCGCGCATATCTACACCGATGTTGAGATGGTGCGCACGGGAATCAACAAGAAGAAACTCGCCTCCTTCGGCGGCGAGGTGCACTGTCTGATTGCCGATCCAGATATCGCTGCGCGTGCAAAGGTCGAGGGCATAACGCGTTCAATGATTGCTATGCGTCAGTTTGGCAAGGATCTCAACGGCAGCATTGTCGCCATTGGCAATGCGCCCACAGCACTCTTTGAGGTACTGCACCTCGTACGTGAGGAGGGCATTCGTCCCGCCTGCATCGTTGGTATTCCTGTTGGCTTCGTGGGAGCTGCTGAGTCCAAGGCGGAACTTGCGGAAAACGGCCTTGTTCCTTACATCACCGTCGAGGGGACGAAGGGCGGAAGCCCAATTGCGGCGGCGGCGATCAATGCACTTATGTATCTCATCGACAATACGCGCCCCTAA
- a CDS encoding cobyrinate a,c-diamide synthase encodes MQWNIPRIVIAATQSGGGKTTLVTGLLAALRARGLTAQSFKVGPDYIDLGYHRMASGRTGHNLDTWLVPEVRLTEIFARECAGADIAVIEGVMGLYDGGQRGISSTAAIAKALDAPVLLVIDAKSVGASAAATALGFRSYDSQLNLAGVLLNRLGSKTHEEMIRKAMTDIHIPVYGALRRDSALTLPERHLGLTPVEEHEAAAVISALGERVKAGLALDEILRLAHSAAPLMIAEGRSVEKSVHVRIGVARDEAFSFYYAASLAQLEEYGAEIVEFSPLHDERLPDVDGIIIGGGFPEMFAEQLAENSSMRSSIRRAAEEGMPIYAECGGYMYLMRSLVDFDKAEHEMTDIFPMRARMTEKLQMVGYVEAEQTADTVLGPAGLLLHGHEFHFSVEEADDMSEMVRPFTFTKLRNNVQYLAGCSYKNVLGSYLHLHFAGCQTAAEHFVEACLRWGG; translated from the coding sequence ATGCAGTGGAATATTCCGCGCATTGTAATTGCAGCAACCCAGTCGGGCGGCGGCAAGACAACACTTGTCACGGGGCTCTTGGCGGCACTGCGGGCACGTGGTCTAACAGCGCAGTCGTTCAAGGTGGGGCCGGACTATATTGATCTCGGTTACCATCGCATGGCAAGCGGCCGCACGGGGCATAATCTGGATACATGGCTCGTACCCGAGGTGCGGCTGACGGAGATCTTTGCGCGCGAATGTGCAGGCGCCGATATTGCCGTTATTGAGGGCGTTATGGGACTCTATGACGGCGGGCAGCGCGGCATCAGTTCGACTGCCGCAATTGCAAAGGCGCTGGATGCTCCCGTCCTCCTTGTCATAGATGCGAAATCTGTCGGCGCATCGGCGGCGGCGACGGCGTTGGGCTTTCGTTCCTATGATTCACAGCTGAATCTTGCGGGTGTGCTCCTCAACCGTCTCGGCAGCAAGACGCATGAAGAGATGATCCGTAAGGCGATGACGGACATCCATATACCTGTATACGGTGCACTCCGCCGTGACTCTGCCCTTACTTTGCCGGAGCGTCACCTTGGACTCACGCCTGTCGAGGAACATGAGGCAGCGGCGGTGATTTCTGCGCTGGGTGAACGCGTGAAGGCCGGGCTTGCTCTGGACGAGATTTTGCGCCTTGCTCATTCTGCTGCACCCTTGATGATCGCGGAGGGCAGGAGCGTGGAGAAATCCGTTCATGTACGTATCGGTGTGGCACGCGACGAGGCGTTCTCCTTTTACTATGCAGCAAGTCTTGCACAGCTCGAGGAGTACGGTGCGGAGATCGTGGAGTTCAGTCCGCTGCATGATGAGAGACTGCCCGATGTGGACGGCATCATCATCGGCGGCGGATTCCCCGAGATGTTTGCGGAGCAGCTTGCCGAAAATTCTTCCATGCGCAGCTCTATTCGCCGTGCGGCAGAGGAGGGGATGCCCATCTATGCAGAGTGCGGCGGCTATATGTATCTGATGCGCTCACTCGTTGACTTCGATAAAGCAGAACATGAGATGACAGACATATTTCCCATGCGTGCACGCATGACAGAGAAGCTGCAGATGGTCGGTTATGTGGAGGCGGAGCAGACGGCAGATACTGTCCTCGGCCCTGCGGGTCTCCTTCTGCATGGGCATGAGTTCCATTTCTCTGTGGAGGAGGCAGATGATATGTCCGAGATGGTACGGCCGTTCACATTTACGAAGCTGCGCAATAACGTCCAATATTTGGCAGGATGTAGCTATAAAAATGTGCTTGGGAGCTATCTTCATCTGCACTTTGCAGGCTGTCAGACAGCAGCAGAACACTTTGTGGAGGCGTGTCTGAGATGGGGCGGATAG
- the cobU gene encoding bifunctional adenosylcobinamide kinase/adenosylcobinamide-phosphate guanylyltransferase — MGRIVLVTGGVRSGKSAFAERYAAHCAVQSGARVAYIATAQVYDEEMRQRVDLHQARRPANWTTYEAPFNTENAIRAAGAEHGVILFDCITMFLSNDMLQYPEEEQERDSFALHVEERIGALMGAAEGVDATTIFVTNEVGAGIVPEHRLGRLYRDMAGLANQQIARSAAEVYLVTCGIPVNIKKLAEEI, encoded by the coding sequence ATGGGGCGGATAGTTCTTGTCACGGGTGGTGTACGCTCGGGCAAATCCGCGTTTGCCGAGCGCTATGCCGCACATTGTGCTGTGCAGTCGGGGGCACGGGTTGCCTATATCGCGACGGCCCAGGTCTACGACGAGGAGATGCGCCAACGTGTCGATCTCCATCAGGCGCGCCGTCCTGCGAACTGGACGACGTATGAGGCTCCTTTTAATACTGAGAACGCTATTCGTGCGGCAGGTGCGGAACATGGCGTGATTCTCTTTGACTGTATTACGATGTTCCTGAGCAACGATATGCTCCAATACCCAGAGGAGGAGCAGGAACGTGACAGCTTTGCACTTCATGTGGAGGAGCGGATCGGTGCGCTGATGGGGGCGGCTGAGGGCGTGGATGCGACAACGATATTTGTCACGAACGAGGTCGGAGCGGGCATTGTGCCGGAGCACCGGCTTGGACGACTCTATCGCGATATGGCGGGACTTGCAAATCAGCAGATTGCACGCAGTGCCGCAGAGGTCTATCTCGTCACTTGTGGAATTCCCGTGAATATCAAGAAACTTGCGGAGGAAATCTGA
- a CDS encoding cobyric acid synthase, which produces MAKSIMLMGTSSHVGKSILTTALCRIFCQEGRHVVPFKAQNMALNSYVTLDGREMGRAQVAQAEAAGLAPMVDMNPVLLKPTGNAQSQVIIMGEPVGNMSAREYHKGYSLKAWGAVEEALDRLCAEYDLLVIEGAGSPAEINLKANDIVNMRVAKHLRAPVLLIADIDRGGALASLVGTLELLDEEERALVKGLVINKFRGDVSLLTPALDFLEEKTGKPVLGVVPHIEQIGIDEEDSVSLDEKHYGDTSARSDQLKIGVVRTPKLSNFTDFDALANEPDVSLYYVTNPDELGLPDLILLPGSKNTTEDLLYIREIGLERAIRARVTAGTPLFGICGGYQMLGRVVRDPLHTESVRDETAGFGYLPCETTFAAQKRLRQVSASADFSFLGARISGKNLLGYEIHMGQTVFLEKTCRPFHIVQEDGLAADGAVSADGLTIGTYIHGIFDDDDFRRSLLNRLRVQRGWAEIPMQHRYREEKERAYDRLAEMVRTSLDMEKLRQIVEECR; this is translated from the coding sequence ATGGCAAAGAGCATTATGCTGATGGGGACAAGCTCCCATGTGGGAAAGAGCATTCTCACAACGGCGCTCTGCCGTATCTTCTGTCAGGAGGGGCGGCATGTCGTCCCATTCAAGGCACAGAATATGGCGCTGAATTCCTACGTTACGCTCGATGGACGCGAGATGGGACGCGCACAGGTTGCACAGGCGGAGGCGGCAGGGCTTGCGCCGATGGTAGATATGAACCCCGTGTTGTTGAAACCGACGGGAAATGCCCAATCTCAGGTCATCATTATGGGCGAGCCGGTCGGCAATATGAGTGCGCGTGAATATCACAAGGGATACTCACTCAAAGCGTGGGGAGCGGTCGAGGAAGCCCTTGACCGTCTTTGTGCGGAATATGATCTGCTTGTGATCGAGGGTGCAGGCAGTCCAGCCGAGATCAACCTTAAGGCGAATGATATTGTCAATATGCGTGTGGCGAAACATCTGCGTGCGCCTGTCCTACTTATCGCAGACATTGATCGGGGCGGTGCACTTGCCTCACTTGTCGGGACGCTTGAACTGCTCGACGAGGAGGAGCGTGCGCTTGTCAAAGGACTTGTAATCAATAAATTCCGCGGCGATGTGAGCCTGCTGACACCTGCGCTCGACTTCCTTGAAGAAAAGACGGGCAAGCCCGTGCTCGGCGTTGTACCCCATATCGAGCAGATCGGCATCGACGAAGAAGATTCTGTATCTCTGGATGAAAAGCATTACGGAGATACTTCCGCACGCAGCGATCAGCTGAAAATCGGTGTTGTCCGCACACCGAAGCTCTCGAATTTTACAGATTTTGACGCACTTGCGAACGAGCCGGATGTTTCACTTTACTATGTAACAAACCCTGATGAACTCGGTTTGCCCGATCTTATCCTTTTGCCTGGCTCGAAGAATACGACGGAGGATCTGCTCTATATTCGTGAGATAGGGCTGGAACGGGCGATTCGTGCACGTGTGACGGCGGGGACACCGCTCTTTGGTATTTGCGGCGGCTATCAGATGCTCGGCAGAGTTGTGCGCGATCCGCTGCACACGGAGTCGGTGCGTGACGAGACAGCGGGGTTTGGCTATCTGCCGTGTGAGACGACATTTGCCGCGCAGAAGCGCCTGCGTCAGGTCTCGGCATCTGCCGATTTTAGCTTTTTGGGGGCGCGAATTTCAGGAAAAAATCTTCTTGGCTATGAAATTCATATGGGACAGACGGTATTCTTAGAGAAGACGTGTCGTCCGTTTCATATTGTTCAAGAAGATGGCCTTGCGGCAGACGGTGCTGTTTCTGCGGATGGGCTTACCATAGGCACATACATTCACGGTATTTTCGATGATGATGATTTTCGTCGGAGCTTGCTCAACCGTCTGCGTGTGCAGCGCGGCTGGGCGGAGATACCCATGCAGCACCGCTATCGTGAGGAAAAGGAACGAGCTTACGACCGCCTTGCGGAGATGGTGCGTACAAGTCTCGATATGGAGAAACTGCGGCAGATTGTGGAGGAATGCAGATGA
- the cbiB gene encoding adenosylcobinamide-phosphate synthase CbiB, with the protein MIPASLIAMAAFFLDTALGDPQTRWHPVAVLGRLIGFLERLLYPLQGSNQKKFAMGALLTLLILSLSYAFAEGLLLAARELPVAWGIDIVSLILLYFCISPRMLAKAGQDIYVLLVKGDLAAAREHVGYIVGRDTAQLNEADAARAAIETVAENTVDGIIAPLFFFAFGGAPLAVLYRAANTMDSMLGYKNERYLYFGRMAARVDDVLNFVPARITGMLFVMAAYLLGYDGRNALNILVRDAAGHPSPNGGYAEAPVAGALHIQLGGVNYYFGERHFRAYMGDAHMEISAKHILGAVRLMYTVTVLFLLFYYLFSLYYQ; encoded by the coding sequence ATGATCCCTGCCTCGCTCATCGCTATGGCAGCGTTCTTTCTCGATACTGCGCTCGGCGATCCGCAGACGCGATGGCATCCCGTTGCTGTGCTTGGTCGCTTGATCGGTTTTTTGGAGCGACTTCTCTATCCACTGCAGGGAAGCAATCAGAAGAAATTTGCAATGGGAGCGCTTCTGACACTGCTTATACTCTCTCTGTCCTATGCTTTTGCGGAGGGATTGCTGCTCGCGGCACGTGAGCTTCCTGTGGCATGGGGGATCGATATTGTCAGCCTCATCCTGCTCTACTTTTGCATTTCGCCGCGTATGCTTGCAAAGGCGGGGCAGGACATCTATGTTTTGCTGGTAAAGGGCGATCTTGCGGCAGCGCGGGAACACGTCGGCTATATCGTCGGGCGTGATACGGCGCAGCTCAATGAGGCAGATGCAGCGCGCGCGGCGATTGAGACGGTGGCGGAGAACACCGTGGACGGTATCATTGCACCGCTCTTCTTCTTCGCCTTTGGTGGTGCACCGCTTGCCGTGCTCTATCGTGCGGCGAACACGATGGACTCCATGCTCGGCTATAAAAATGAGCGATATCTTTACTTCGGACGCATGGCCGCGCGTGTGGATGATGTGCTGAACTTCGTGCCTGCACGCATTACGGGGATGCTCTTCGTAATGGCGGCATATCTCCTCGGCTATGACGGACGCAACGCGCTGAACATCCTCGTACGCGATGCCGCAGGGCATCCGAGTCCGAACGGCGGTTATGCAGAGGCACCCGTTGCGGGAGCACTGCACATCCAACTCGGCGGGGTGAACTACTATTTCGGTGAGCGGCATTTCCGTGCCTATATGGGAGATGCACACATGGAGATCTCAGCGAAGCATATTCTCGGTGCGGTTCGTCTCATGTATACGGTGACCGTACTCTTTCTGCTTTTTTACTATCTGTTTTCTCTTTACTATCAATAG
- the cobS gene encoding adenosylcobinamide-GDP ribazoletransferase, producing MNSFLVGLQFLTRIHIARQTVWTADAFGRSTRFFPLVGLVLGICYALAAWLLVYFIGMRTLTAVLLLILPLLLTGGLHADGFMDTADGVFSGRERERKLEIMKDSRVGSFGVVSFVLLMFLQFALLLDMHPFLLVPALFIMPIIGRMAMVLAIACFPYARADGMGKTFADMADRKTIVTASVMTVVFVLPCGLLAFVALMLGILFALLFCRAMTTTLGGVTGDVYGAVTVLTETLVLAIFSLASINSDVWGILWR from the coding sequence ATGAACTCTTTTTTGGTCGGGCTTCAATTTCTCACTCGGATTCATATTGCGCGGCAGACGGTGTGGACGGCGGACGCCTTTGGACGGAGCACACGCTTTTTCCCGCTCGTAGGACTCGTGCTCGGTATCTGCTATGCGCTTGCCGCGTGGCTTCTCGTTTACTTCATCGGCATGCGTACGCTGACGGCGGTGCTGCTGCTCATCCTGCCGCTCCTCTTGACGGGCGGACTGCATGCAGATGGCTTTATGGATACGGCGGACGGCGTATTCTCTGGACGCGAGCGTGAGCGCAAGCTCGAAATCATGAAGGACAGCCGTGTCGGTTCGTTCGGCGTTGTCTCCTTTGTCTTGCTCATGTTCCTTCAGTTTGCACTGCTCCTCGATATGCACCCGTTTCTGCTCGTGCCCGCGTTATTTATTATGCCGATTATCGGCAGGATGGCGATGGTGCTTGCCATCGCGTGTTTTCCATATGCACGTGCTGATGGTATGGGGAAGACGTTTGCGGATATGGCGGATCGTAAGACCATTGTGACTGCCTCTGTTATGACAGTTGTGTTTGTATTGCCGTGTGGGCTGCTTGCGTTTGTTGCGCTCATGCTCGGTATTCTCTTTGCACTGCTTTTCTGTCGTGCGATGACGACGACACTCGGCGGTGTGACGGGGGATGTCTATGGAGCTGTGACTGTACTCACGGAGACGCTCGTCCTTGCGATTTTTTCACTTGCGTCGATTAATTCAGATGTTTGGGGGATTTTATGGAGATAA
- a CDS encoding GHMP family kinase ATP-binding protein, with amino-acid sequence MEIIAKAPASCGELVEGVLNETPFLVTAPISMYAVATVSDAFPGMHGLGAKAEAAVARTLSHIGKETLPFGIRLDSAIPQGKGMASSSADIAAVSYATARALGRELTAQEIMDIAIAIEPSDGIAFAGLSHVSHTTGKLFGQYFNVPLLAVSIFDVGGTVDTIAYYRSKGNSGNHDEVYRQLLDTVDQAFRTRDLQQEALLGQAATASARLNQVHLEKPKLEEFITAAQRQGALGTLVAHSGTVVGVLWASDLSAVDMAQQTSELAAEFEATYHYMQTVRLISGGVVCEIRP; translated from the coding sequence ATGGAGATAATTGCAAAAGCACCGGCATCCTGCGGTGAACTCGTGGAAGGCGTCCTCAATGAGACACCGTTTCTTGTGACCGCACCCATCAGTATGTATGCGGTGGCGACTGTCTCCGATGCGTTTCCGGGGATGCACGGGCTGGGGGCAAAGGCGGAGGCGGCTGTGGCGCGAACCCTCTCCCATATCGGGAAAGAGACACTGCCGTTCGGTATACGTCTGGACTCTGCAATTCCACAGGGGAAGGGCATGGCATCATCGAGTGCCGACATCGCTGCTGTCTCATACGCTACTGCGCGTGCCCTTGGGCGGGAACTAACAGCGCAGGAGATCATGGATATTGCAATTGCCATTGAGCCAAGCGACGGCATTGCGTTTGCGGGGCTATCCCATGTCAGTCACACGACGGGCAAACTCTTTGGGCAGTATTTCAATGTACCGCTCCTTGCCGTCTCCATTTTCGATGTGGGCGGGACGGTTGACACGATTGCGTACTATCGAAGCAAGGGGAACAGCGGCAATCATGATGAGGTGTACCGGCAGCTGCTTGATACCGTAGATCAGGCTTTTCGAACGAGAGATCTGCAGCAGGAGGCGCTCCTCGGTCAGGCGGCGACGGCAAGTGCACGGCTCAACCAAGTGCATCTGGAAAAGCCAAAGTTGGAGGAATTTATTACCGCTGCGCAGAGACAAGGCGCGCTTGGAACTCTTGTGGCACACAGCGGAACGGTAGTCGGTGTGCTGTGGGCCTCGGATCTCAGTGCGGTGGATATGGCGCAGCAGACATCGGAACTTGCAGCGGAATTTGAGGCAACCTATCACTATATGCAGACGGTACGCCTGATTTCTGGCGGGGTCGTCTGTGAGATCAGACCTTGA